From the genome of Fusobacterium varium, one region includes:
- the abgT_7 gene encoding Aminobenzoyl-glutamate transport protein → MSSSTMKKTGVINIFIDVIESLGNKLPHPFWLFVFLCVITLVASSVFSHFGVSVEYMSAQATGAAMTTVKVENLLSYPEMRNFLSNLVKTYITFPPLGLVLVMMMGVGLIEQTGLLSSLIRKMILQAPPYVVTAVLMFIGINSSIASDAGILFTPTIGAAVFKALGRNPWLGVIAGYAAASGGLSASLFISGSDVVLAGITESAAKSMNIAGSTSPVINWYFMSAMTLILTVVLTFVTEKVLAKLVDDTKIEMKEHEKSQYELTQDEKKGLFYSGIAVVIVIIVLLFLSLPQNSFFRNDNGHFLPKSPLMSSVLPIIFSIFFITGTAYGVGAKVIKKLEDIPKLMQKELLGMTSIFVTMFPASMFVYLFGRSKLATIVAVKGADRIKDLDIGAIPLLILLILLCTALNLLMGSSSAKWLILAPIFIPMFSMVGFSPALTQAAYRIGDGSTNIISPIAGAVPVILGLLEQYKPDNYDKKIGVGTMISLELPFTITLLVVQTIAIIIWFTFNIPLGPGAGVFC, encoded by the coding sequence ATGTCGAGTTCAACAATGAAAAAAACTGGGGTCATCAATATTTTTATTGATGTTATTGAATCTTTGGGAAACAAACTGCCTCATCCTTTCTGGCTGTTTGTTTTCTTATGTGTCATCACATTAGTTGCTTCATCTGTTTTTTCTCACTTTGGCGTTTCAGTAGAATATATGTCTGCACAAGCAACAGGTGCTGCAATGACTACTGTCAAAGTAGAAAATCTTTTATCTTATCCTGAAATGAGAAATTTTCTATCTAATCTTGTAAAAACTTATATCACATTTCCGCCATTAGGTTTAGTTTTAGTCATGATGATGGGAGTAGGTCTTATTGAGCAGACTGGACTTCTTTCTTCTCTCATAAGAAAGATGATTCTGCAAGCTCCACCTTATGTAGTTACTGCTGTTTTGATGTTTATAGGAATCAACTCAAGTATTGCATCTGATGCTGGAATACTTTTTACTCCAACTATAGGAGCTGCTGTATTCAAAGCACTTGGAAGAAATCCATGGCTAGGTGTAATTGCAGGTTATGCTGCTGCTTCTGGTGGACTGAGTGCAAGCTTATTCATTTCAGGAAGTGATGTCGTTCTGGCTGGTATAACTGAAAGTGCTGCAAAATCTATGAATATAGCAGGTTCTACTTCTCCAGTTATAAACTGGTATTTTATGTCTGCCATGACTCTTATTCTTACTGTAGTCCTTACATTTGTTACTGAAAAAGTTTTAGCAAAATTAGTTGATGATACTAAAATAGAAATGAAAGAGCATGAAAAATCACAGTATGAATTAACTCAAGATGAAAAAAAAGGATTATTTTATTCTGGAATTGCTGTAGTAATCGTTATTATAGTATTGTTATTTTTATCTCTTCCTCAAAATTCTTTTTTTAGAAATGATAATGGACATTTTCTTCCAAAGTCGCCACTTATGTCATCTGTTCTTCCAATAATATTTTCAATATTTTTTATTACTGGAACTGCATATGGAGTTGGAGCAAAAGTTATTAAAAAACTTGAAGATATCCCTAAACTTATGCAAAAAGAACTATTGGGTATGACATCAATTTTTGTAACTATGTTTCCTGCTTCTATGTTTGTTTATCTTTTTGGCAGAAGCAAACTTGCTACTATTGTTGCAGTAAAAGGTGCAGACAGAATAAAAGACTTAGATATTGGAGCAATACCTCTTCTCATTTTATTGATTCTTCTCTGTACAGCACTGAATCTTTTAATGGGAAGTTCATCAGCTAAATGGTTAATCCTTGCACCTATATTTATTCCTATGTTCTCAATGGTCGGTTTTTCTCCTGCACTTACTCAAGCTGCTTATCGTATAGGAGATGGTTCAACAAATATTATTTCACCTATTGCTGGAGCTGTCCCTGTTATTTTAGGACTTTTAGAACAGTATAAGCCTGATAATTATGATAAAAAAATTGGTGTTGGTACTATGATTTCACTTGAACTTCCTTTTACTATTACGCTCTTAGTTGTTCAAACAATTGCAATTATTATCTGGTTTACATTTAATATTCCCTTAGGACCTGGAGCTGGAGTTTTTTGTTAG
- the yxeP_6 gene encoding Uncharacterized hydrolase YxeP encodes MKFSDIENVIDKHINEIIAFRRDLHEHPELGGNEVRTSSKVTEQLKKLPVKIRENIGGHGIIADLTGIEGGKTILLRGDMDALPINESNDLSFSSKVPDIMHACGHDMHTSIILGTAIVLSELKDKIKGNVKFMFQPNEESAPIGGSRAMMEDGLLENPKVDEAYALHVFGNPTGTVAFRPGVANSRSDRITIEIKGKSSHGSLPGEGRDAIVTAANIISSIQTIISRNMGPCENAVVTIGKITGGSRYNVVSDYVKLEGTVRTFDTGTAELIKKRLNRIVMDIADAYECVGTLDYQDGYDFMFNDLTLSDEVIKSLSPLLGKDNIIIQPNPLPAGEDFSFITKKVPSVFLWLGTETDFNKGKCILHNPEFMADENSIKVGIKVLCKIVLDRLNSLE; translated from the coding sequence ATGAAATTTTCTGATATAGAAAATGTTATAGATAAACATATAAATGAAATAATAGCTTTTAGAAGGGATCTGCATGAACATCCAGAACTTGGAGGAAACGAAGTCAGAACTTCTTCTAAAGTAACTGAACAATTAAAAAAATTACCTGTAAAAATAAGAGAAAATATAGGTGGCCATGGAATAATTGCTGACCTTACTGGAATTGAAGGAGGAAAGACTATTTTACTGAGAGGTGATATGGACGCACTTCCTATCAATGAAAGCAATGACCTTTCTTTTTCCTCTAAAGTTCCTGATATAATGCATGCCTGTGGACATGATATGCATACCTCTATAATACTAGGTACTGCTATTGTATTAAGTGAATTAAAAGATAAAATAAAAGGAAATGTAAAATTCATGTTCCAGCCTAATGAAGAATCGGCTCCAATTGGTGGTTCTCGAGCCATGATGGAAGATGGACTTCTGGAAAATCCAAAAGTTGATGAAGCTTATGCCCTTCACGTTTTTGGTAATCCTACAGGAACTGTAGCTTTTAGACCTGGAGTTGCAAATTCCAGATCAGACAGAATAACTATAGAAATTAAAGGAAAAAGCAGCCATGGTTCTCTGCCTGGTGAAGGAAGAGATGCCATAGTTACAGCTGCAAATATCATATCCTCTATTCAAACAATTATCAGCAGAAATATGGGACCTTGTGAAAATGCTGTAGTTACTATTGGAAAAATAACTGGTGGAAGCAGATACAATGTTGTTTCTGACTATGTGAAATTAGAGGGAACTGTCAGAACTTTTGATACTGGTACTGCTGAACTCATAAAAAAAAGGCTTAACAGAATAGTTATGGATATAGCTGATGCTTATGAATGCGTAGGTACACTGGATTATCAAGATGGCTACGATTTTATGTTCAATGACTTAACTCTTTCAGATGAAGTTATAAAATCATTAAGTCCTTTATTGGGAAAAGATAATATAATTATTCAGCCTAACCCATTGCCAGCAGGAGAAGATTTTTCATTTATAACTAAAAAAGTCCCTTCTGTTTTCCTTTGGCTTGGAACAGAAACTGATTTCAATAAAGGAAAATGTATTCTTCATAATCCAGAATTTATGGCTGATGAAAATTCTATAAAAGTAGGAATAAAAGTTTTGTGTAAAATTGTATTAGACAGATTAAACTCCTTGGAATAA
- a CDS encoding HIT-like protein HI_0961, with protein MATLFTKIINREIPATIVYETDNVLAFKDINPAAPVHILIVPKKEIPTVNDITPEDKEIIGDMYLAIGKIAKDLGIDQEGYRVITNCNEYGGQEVFHLHFHLLGGKKLGPLIS; from the coding sequence ATGGCTACTCTTTTTACAAAAATAATAAATAGAGAAATCCCAGCAACTATTGTCTATGAAACTGACAATGTTCTAGCTTTCAAAGATATTAATCCAGCTGCACCTGTCCATATTTTAATAGTACCTAAAAAAGAAATTCCTACAGTAAATGATATAACTCCTGAAGATAAAGAAATAATAGGAGATATGTATCTTGCTATTGGTAAAATAGCTAAAGATTTAGGAATAGATCAAGAGGGATATAGAGTTATTACCAACTGTAATGAATATGGTGGTCAGGAAGTATTCCATCTCCATTTTCATCTTCTTGGAGGTAAAAAATTAGGTCCTTTAATTTCATAA
- the abgT_8 gene encoding Aminobenzoyl-glutamate transport protein has protein sequence MSTTTKKTGIAAKCIKFIERAGNKLPHPFILFGIFILVTLLISFILSKLGFEATYLDEGKKIGDTAKMVTVKVVNLLTFDNMRKLIVNLPDTYVRFPSLKIVLIVMMAIGVVEETGFFNVLMRKYLLKAPKSLITAVLIFVCVNSNIMSGAGVILAFTIGGVLFASIGRNPKLGIILGFAACSGGYTSNILISGTDALLAGITEQAASSVGVNVTITPLCNYYFMAVSTIFLTLTLTWVTEKFMVKITGGENFGLGNTDALDQYKLTQDEEKGLKYSFYGFLFFAVVMAVLTLPSNAFFRNANGAFLPNSPLLSSLVPIIFFLFVSVGIGFGIGVKKITSSRDVPKFLQKGVAKAVPLLVTILSSAVFIELLNKSNIFKIMAIKGSFILKNANVGPLPLLILVAIITAVINPFMVSGSTKWVLLSPMIVPMLAFLNISPAFAQLAFRIGDSATNIISPLRSDIPVILGLMAQYDEERRKRGISVSKEEEAGFGTIFSLTLPYSIVIFVTLAGLMVIWYFLGLPIGPGEYLFIK, from the coding sequence ATGTCAACAACTACAAAAAAAACTGGTATTGCTGCCAAATGTATTAAGTTTATTGAAAGAGCTGGAAATAAACTACCTCATCCTTTTATTTTATTTGGAATATTTATTCTGGTTACTCTTTTAATATCTTTTATCTTATCTAAATTAGGTTTTGAAGCCACTTACCTTGATGAAGGTAAAAAAATTGGAGATACTGCCAAAATGGTTACTGTAAAAGTGGTAAACCTTCTTACTTTTGATAATATGAGAAAACTTATTGTTAATCTTCCAGATACTTATGTTAGATTTCCATCATTAAAAATAGTACTAATTGTTATGATGGCAATTGGAGTAGTCGAAGAAACAGGATTTTTTAATGTATTAATGAGAAAGTATCTTCTAAAAGCACCTAAAAGTCTTATTACAGCTGTCCTTATATTTGTATGTGTAAATTCTAATATCATGTCAGGAGCTGGAGTAATTCTTGCTTTTACTATTGGTGGAGTGCTTTTTGCTTCTATTGGCAGAAACCCAAAATTAGGTATTATCCTTGGTTTCGCTGCCTGCAGTGGAGGGTATACTTCTAATATACTTATTTCTGGTACTGATGCTCTTCTTGCTGGAATTACAGAACAGGCTGCTTCAAGTGTAGGTGTAAATGTTACTATCACACCACTTTGTAATTACTATTTTATGGCTGTTTCTACAATTTTTCTGACTTTAACACTTACATGGGTAACTGAAAAATTTATGGTAAAAATAACTGGTGGAGAAAATTTTGGATTAGGAAATACTGATGCTCTTGATCAATACAAATTAACTCAAGATGAAGAAAAAGGATTAAAATACTCTTTTTATGGATTTTTATTCTTTGCAGTAGTAATGGCTGTTCTTACTCTTCCATCTAATGCTTTTTTCAGAAATGCAAATGGGGCTTTTCTTCCTAATTCTCCATTACTTTCTTCCCTTGTTCCAATAATATTTTTCTTGTTTGTGTCTGTGGGAATTGGATTTGGAATTGGAGTAAAAAAAATAACATCTTCAAGAGATGTTCCTAAATTTCTTCAAAAGGGAGTTGCTAAAGCAGTTCCATTACTAGTAACAATACTAAGTTCAGCTGTATTTATTGAGCTTCTAAACAAAAGTAATATTTTTAAAATTATGGCAATAAAAGGTTCTTTTATATTAAAAAATGCTAATGTTGGACCACTACCTCTACTTATATTAGTTGCTATTATTACTGCTGTTATAAATCCTTTCATGGTATCTGGTTCTACTAAATGGGTGCTTCTTTCTCCTATGATAGTTCCAATGCTGGCATTTTTAAATATCTCTCCTGCATTTGCACAACTAGCATTTAGAATAGGAGATTCTGCAACTAATATAATTTCTCCACTAAGATCTGATATACCTGTTATTTTAGGATTAATGGCTCAATATGATGAAGAAAGAAGAAAAAGAGGTATTTCAGTTTCAAAAGAGGAAGAAGCAGGATTTGGTACTATTTTTTCCCTTACTCTTCCTTATTCAATTGTTATTTTTGTTACACTTGCTGGACTAATGGTAATATGGTATTTCTTAGGACTTCCTATTGGACCTGGGGAATATTTATTTATAAAATAA
- a CDS encoding Putative ammonia monooxygenase: MWFFITFFVGLIGAGIALKYKVPAGAMIGSLFAVAIFSVVTGKAYLPQSYKIIAQISTGAFIGARIKYNDIIELKKVFKPAAIMVILMALINFVMGYFLYSSSDIDMKTALFCTAPGGIMDMTLIAYDFGADTSKVAVMQMMRLISVMCLIPWLIKGVIKYYKSKSPAEETENLKSSKETISEKKKEKIPFMEDLKKIIITMTIGVISGFAGYYVGIPAGAMSVSMAGVAAYNIKSNKAFMPIKLRQFIQVLGGALIGAKMTMGDILGMKTIAIPVIIVISGFCLMNLILGIMVYKISDFNIPTSMFSAAPGGISDIAIIAGELGADTPKVAVMQFIRLVCVIAFYPILIKIIVQYF; encoded by the coding sequence TTGTGGTTTTTTATTACTTTTTTTGTTGGTTTGATAGGTGCTGGAATTGCCTTAAAATACAAAGTTCCTGCTGGTGCTATGATTGGTTCATTATTTGCAGTTGCTATTTTTAGCGTTGTTACAGGAAAAGCTTATCTTCCTCAAAGCTATAAAATTATAGCTCAAATATCTACTGGAGCATTTATAGGAGCCCGTATAAAATACAATGATATTATTGAATTAAAAAAAGTTTTTAAACCTGCTGCTATAATGGTAATTCTTATGGCTCTTATTAATTTTGTTATGGGATATTTTCTTTATAGTTCTTCTGATATTGATATGAAAACAGCTCTTTTTTGTACTGCTCCTGGAGGAATAATGGATATGACTCTGATAGCTTATGATTTTGGAGCTGATACATCTAAGGTGGCTGTTATGCAGATGATGCGTCTGATTTCTGTCATGTGCCTTATTCCTTGGCTTATAAAAGGAGTTATTAAGTATTATAAATCAAAATCTCCTGCTGAGGAAACTGAAAATTTAAAATCCTCAAAAGAAACAATCTCTGAAAAGAAAAAAGAAAAAATTCCATTTATGGAAGATCTAAAAAAAATTATTATAACAATGACAATAGGTGTCATATCTGGTTTTGCTGGATATTATGTCGGTATTCCTGCTGGTGCTATGAGTGTATCTATGGCTGGGGTAGCTGCATATAATATAAAAAGCAATAAAGCCTTTATGCCTATAAAACTAAGACAGTTTATTCAGGTATTGGGAGGAGCTTTGATAGGTGCTAAAATGACTATGGGAGATATTCTTGGAATGAAAACAATTGCAATTCCTGTAATTATAGTCATCAGTGGCTTCTGTCTTATGAATCTTATTCTTGGGATAATGGTATATAAGATAAGTGATTTCAATATTCCTACTTCTATGTTTTCTGCTGCTCCTGGTGGAATATCAGATATAGCTATTATAGCTGGAGAATTAGGTGCTGATACTCCTAAAGTTGCTGTCATGCAATTTATAAGATTAGTATGTGTAATAGCTTTTTATCCTATTCTAATCAAGATAATAGTGCAATATTTTTAA
- a CDS encoding Predicted permease, DMT superfamily: MQKKTVCKIALVCVAATWGGGFPITKIALDSGMAPNAIMSLRFLIASLLIFLFLFIKKVKVTKAEMKLGLGAGLVLGTAFSLQTVGLMHTTSSKNAFITGAYVVCVPFMLWILTKKRPKWITYLSSIICFTGIGFLSLDGDLSMNYGDVLTLICAFFFALQISIIGARIGNMNPVVINAFQMFSGGLLTLLLNITYENFSIVTTKLTGIQVMAVGFLIIFNTLIAYLVQTTAQKYVESSTASLILSTEILFGAITSVILLGDPITIKTVLGGLLIFASVVISETELKFFTKKYIEN, translated from the coding sequence ATGTGTAGCAGCAACTTGGGGAGGAGGGTTTCCTATAACTAAAATAGCTTTGGACAGTGGTATGGCACCAAATGCTATTATGAGTTTAAGATTTTTAATAGCTTCCCTTTTGATATTTTTATTTCTTTTTATAAAAAAAGTGAAAGTAACAAAGGCTGAAATGAAATTAGGATTGGGAGCTGGTTTAGTATTAGGAACTGCTTTCTCGTTGCAGACAGTAGGACTTATGCATACAACTTCATCAAAAAATGCTTTTATAACTGGAGCTTATGTTGTATGTGTGCCATTCATGTTATGGATTCTTACTAAGAAAAGACCTAAGTGGATAACTTACCTTTCTTCCATAATATGTTTTACGGGAATAGGATTTTTATCTTTAGATGGAGATTTGTCAATGAATTATGGAGATGTGCTGACATTGATATGTGCTTTTTTCTTTGCTCTTCAAATATCTATTATAGGGGCTAGAATAGGTAATATGAATCCGGTAGTTATAAATGCTTTTCAGATGTTTAGTGGAGGATTGCTAACATTATTATTAAATATAACTTATGAAAATTTTTCTATTGTTACTACAAAACTTACAGGCATACAGGTTATGGCAGTAGGGTTTCTAATAATATTTAATACTTTAATAGCATATTTAGTTCAAACAACTGCTCAAAAATATGTTGAGTCTTCAACAGCTTCTCTCATATTATCTACAGAAATACTTTTTGGAGCAATAACTTCTGTTATTCTTTTAGGAGATCCAATAACAATAAAAACTGTCTTAGGAGGATTATTGATATTTGCATCAGTAGTTATATCAGAAACAGAATTGAAATTTTTCACTAAAAAATATATAGAAAATTAA
- the yxeP_7 gene encoding Uncharacterized hydrolase YxeP: MLDLDIIKNEIKNFEDELIKIRRYIHQNPELSMTEYNTSEFIIEKLKSFGITDIERVGATGVTALIKGNSNRCLAIRADMDALPFQENTPVAYSSKNDGIAHACGHDIHTTCLLGCAYILNKYKNNFDGTVKLLFQPGEEKGVGAKSMIENGALNNPVPEAIFGLHCWPDVKAGSIFHRSGKMSASSDTFKIIIEGSQGHAAHPYKAVDPIMIVGNIICGVQNIISREVSPLESGVITLSAINGGNAANVIPKTVEIIGSIRALSPEIRTFLHQRLTEIAEGTAKTFRGSAIVEINKGTPVVINDYKISALIQNTCENILGKENVIYNPYPSMGSEDFAYYLEQIPGAMYRLGCGFENEKNYPLHSNSFNPNEDSIVVGVLTLVAIADNFFKD, from the coding sequence ATGTTAGATTTAGATATTATAAAAAATGAAATAAAAAATTTTGAAGATGAACTTATAAAAATCAGAAGATATATACATCAAAATCCAGAATTATCCATGACAGAGTATAATACTTCTGAGTTTATAATTGAAAAATTAAAATCTTTTGGAATAACAGATATAGAAAGAGTTGGAGCAACTGGTGTAACAGCATTGATAAAAGGAAACAGCAATCGTTGTCTGGCTATAAGAGCCGACATGGATGCTCTTCCTTTTCAGGAAAATACTCCTGTAGCTTATTCATCAAAAAATGACGGAATAGCTCATGCCTGTGGACATGATATACACACAACCTGTTTATTGGGCTGTGCTTATATTTTGAATAAATATAAAAATAATTTTGATGGTACAGTTAAACTTTTATTTCAACCTGGTGAAGAAAAAGGTGTTGGTGCTAAGTCAATGATTGAAAATGGTGCTTTAAATAATCCTGTTCCAGAAGCTATTTTTGGTCTTCACTGCTGGCCTGATGTCAAAGCTGGTTCTATTTTCCATCGTTCAGGGAAAATGAGTGCTTCTTCTGATACTTTTAAAATTATTATTGAAGGAAGTCAGGGACATGCTGCTCATCCTTATAAAGCTGTAGATCCCATCATGATTGTAGGAAATATCATCTGTGGTGTTCAGAATATTATTTCAAGAGAAGTATCTCCATTAGAATCTGGTGTTATAACTTTATCTGCCATCAATGGTGGAAATGCTGCAAATGTCATTCCTAAAACTGTTGAAATAATAGGGAGTATCAGGGCCCTTTCACCTGAAATCAGAACTTTCCTTCACCAGAGATTAACAGAAATAGCTGAAGGAACTGCCAAAACTTTTAGAGGCAGTGCTATTGTTGAAATAAACAAAGGTACTCCTGTTGTTATAAATGATTATAAAATATCTGCTTTAATACAAAATACATGTGAAAATATTTTAGGAAAAGAAAATGTTATATACAATCCATATCCTTCTATGGGTTCTGAAGATTTTGCCTATTATCTTGAACAAATACCTGGGGCAATGTATAGACTGGGATGTGGATTTGAAAATGAAAAAAATTATCCTTTACATTCAAATTCTTTCAATCCTAATGAGGATTCTATAGTTGTTGGTGTTCTTACTTTAGTAGCAATAGCAGATAATTTTTTTAAAGATTAA
- a CDS encoding D-hydantoinase, with product MENNKVLLIKNATILDVEEKREVEADILIKDGKIAAIEHNIETSADNVIEAGKRYVTSGLVDCHTHLGLKGDSQGFEGIDHNEKNDPVTPQMRGLDGINPLDVTVKEALAHGVTTVGSGPGSTNVFGGTFACIKTYGECVDDMLLSDSVAMKSAFGENVKRTYNDKKKTPMTRMGIAALFREYIFKAKEYLRDKESGKNPKFDMKLEALIPVVKKKFL from the coding sequence ATGGAAAATAATAAAGTATTGTTAATTAAAAATGCAACTATACTAGATGTAGAGGAGAAAAGAGAAGTTGAAGCTGATATTTTAATAAAAGATGGAAAAATAGCTGCAATAGAACATAATATTGAAACTTCTGCTGACAATGTTATTGAAGCTGGAAAAAGATATGTAACTTCTGGATTGGTAGATTGTCATACTCATTTAGGATTAAAAGGAGACAGTCAAGGTTTTGAAGGTATTGACCACAATGAAAAAAATGACCCTGTTACACCTCAAATGAGAGGACTGGATGGAATAAATCCTTTGGATGTCACTGTCAAAGAAGCTCTTGCTCATGGTGTAACTACTGTTGGAAGCGGTCCTGGTTCTACAAATGTATTTGGAGGTACTTTTGCATGTATAAAAACATATGGAGAATGTGTTGATGACATGCTTTTAAGTGATTCAGTTGCCATGAAATCTGCATTTGGAGAAAATGTAAAAAGAACATATAATGATAAGAAAAAAACTCCTATGACAAGAATGGGAATTGCTGCTTTATTCAGAGAATATATTTTTAAAGCTAAAGAATATTTAAGAGATAAAGAAAGTGGAAAAAATCCTAAATTTGACATGAAATTGGAAGCTCTTATTCCTGTAGTAAAAAAGAAATTCCTGTAA
- the abgT_6 gene encoding Aminobenzoyl-glutamate transport protein, translated as MADTNIKKHGFLDWVERVGNKIPHPFILFCCLAAAIIIISAICTFFDIQVIDPVTNKAVVAKSLLSAEGINFMLQSMVKNFTGFSPLGLVLVMTLGIGLAEHVGLVSSFMRNSILTLKDYPRIITFMIMIIGICGNLASDAAIVVIPVISAFIFLSLGKHPLAGIAVGYAATTAGFSANLLVAGTDALLAGITTEAVKIVNPNFQVSVVCNWYFMATSTFLLAIVGTIVTERIIEPRLGKYTGKKIIPQEEVSPLEKKALKNSGIATAIYLIILFIAVFPQNSFLRNAKTGSLLDSPLLKAIIPILLILFLVAGISYGITMGKIKSAGDVPKYMTIAMKDMSSYIVLVFIIGQFVSYFNWSKLGYILAVNGAEMLTSMNLKGIPLFIMFILLTAFINLFIGSGSAKWALLAPIFVPMFYMLGYAPSLTQLLYRIGDSTTNIISPLFPYMPIILGLAQEYDEDYGMGTVISTMIPYTIAMLIMWIIMAIIWITLGIPLGPGEVLYL; from the coding sequence ATGGCAGATACAAATATTAAAAAACATGGTTTTCTTGATTGGGTAGAAAGAGTAGGAAATAAAATCCCTCATCCTTTTATTCTTTTCTGTTGCTTAGCTGCTGCAATTATAATAATTTCAGCTATATGTACTTTTTTCGATATTCAGGTAATTGATCCTGTTACAAACAAAGCTGTAGTTGCAAAAAGTTTATTGTCTGCAGAAGGTATAAATTTTATGTTACAAAGTATGGTTAAAAATTTTACTGGATTTTCTCCTCTGGGACTTGTATTGGTTATGACTCTTGGTATCGGTCTTGCTGAGCATGTTGGATTAGTTTCTTCATTTATGAGAAATAGTATACTGACTTTAAAAGACTATCCAAGAATAATAACTTTTATGATAATGATAATTGGAATATGTGGAAATCTAGCTTCTGATGCTGCTATTGTTGTCATTCCAGTTATATCAGCTTTTATTTTCCTTTCTTTAGGAAAACATCCCTTGGCTGGTATTGCAGTAGGATATGCTGCTACTACAGCAGGATTTAGTGCCAACCTTTTAGTTGCAGGAACAGATGCACTTTTAGCAGGTATTACTACAGAAGCTGTTAAGATAGTAAATCCTAATTTCCAAGTATCTGTAGTTTGTAACTGGTATTTTATGGCTACTTCTACTTTCCTTCTTGCAATAGTAGGTACTATTGTTACTGAAAGAATAATTGAACCAAGACTTGGAAAATACACTGGTAAAAAAATAATTCCTCAAGAAGAAGTTTCTCCATTAGAGAAAAAAGCATTAAAAAATTCTGGAATAGCAACTGCTATTTATCTGATTATATTATTTATAGCAGTTTTTCCTCAAAATAGTTTCCTTAGAAATGCAAAAACTGGTTCTCTATTGGATTCACCTCTTTTAAAAGCTATTATTCCTATACTTTTGATACTTTTCTTAGTAGCTGGTATCTCTTATGGTATAACTATGGGAAAAATTAAATCAGCTGGAGATGTTCCTAAATATATGACTATTGCAATGAAAGATATGTCTTCATATATTGTTCTGGTATTTATCATTGGACAGTTTGTTTCATACTTCAACTGGAGCAAACTTGGATATATACTTGCTGTTAATGGAGCAGAAATGCTTACTTCAATGAATTTAAAGGGAATTCCTCTTTTTATAATGTTTATTTTACTAACTGCATTTATCAATTTATTTATAGGAAGTGGTTCTGCTAAATGGGCTCTATTGGCACCAATATTTGTTCCTATGTTTTATATGTTGGGATATGCTCCATCTCTTACACAATTGCTTTATAGAATTGGAGATTCAACTACTAACATAATTTCTCCGTTATTCCCATATATGCCTATCATTTTAGGATTAGCACAGGAATATGATGAGGACTATGGAATGGGTACAGTTATTTCTACTATGATTCCATACACAATAGCAATGCTTATCATGTGGATAATCATGGCTATTATCTGGATAACTTTAGGTATTCCTTTAGGACCAGGAGAAGTACTTTATCTTTAA
- a CDS encoding imidazolonepropionase, translating to MTAVRLAKELDLDMTLDHCTCAKDVFNSLMKVDYPMIMGPSLGHRGKIELQGKGFDSVALFSNAGKKIAITTDAPVVPLQYLNICAGLAVRSGMDKWEALRAISLYPASFMKQDHKVGSIKVGKDADIVIWNDYPLSNFALPNYVLVNGEVVEGIDK from the coding sequence ATGACTGCTGTTAGACTTGCCAAAGAATTAGATTTAGATATGACTCTTGATCATTGTACTTGTGCTAAAGATGTATTTAATTCTCTTATGAAAGTTGATTATCCAATGATAATGGGACCATCTCTTGGACATAGAGGAAAAATAGAATTGCAAGGAAAAGGATTTGATTCTGTTGCTTTGTTCAGCAATGCTGGTAAAAAAATAGCTATTACTACAGATGCACCAGTAGTACCATTGCAATATTTGAATATCTGTGCTGGCCTTGCTGTAAGATCGGGAATGGATAAATGGGAAGCTTTAAGAGCAATATCATTATATCCTGCTTCATTTATGAAACAAGATCACAAGGTTGGAAGTATTAAAGTTGGAAAAGACGCTGATATAGTCATTTGGAATGATTATCCACTATCTAATTTTGCACTTCCTAATTATGTATTGGTAAATGGAGAGGTTGTAGAAGGAATAGACAAATAA